In Ascaphus truei isolate aAscTru1 chromosome 5, aAscTru1.hap1, whole genome shotgun sequence, one genomic interval encodes:
- the TES gene encoding testin, which yields MDLESKIKKITLGHEEGSGAPCLKCKDKCEGFELHFWRKICRNCKCGQEEHDVLSNNEDDRKVGKLFEDTKYTTLIAKLKTDGIPTYKRNVMILTNPVAAKKDVSINTVTYEWAPPVQNQTLARRYMEMIPKEKQPVAGSEGAQYRKKQLAKQLPAHDQDPSKCHELSPNEVKQMEQFVKKYKNEVLGVGDVKLPNEVEAQASGKSAPNDGNRSTLTTVRGVESKAAAQKESAYYCFRCNLNMREGDPAVYAERAGYDKLWHPACFSCFTCNELLVDMIYFWKKGKLYCGRHYCDSEKPRCAGCDELIFSNEYTQAEGQNWHLKHFCCFDCDCVLAGEIYVMVNDKPVCKPCYVKNRAVACQGCQNAIDPEVQRVSYNGFHWHATPECFVCSCCSKCLIGQKFMPIEGMVFCSVECKKKMTS from the exons AAAAATATGCAGAAACTGCAAATGTGGCCAAGAAGAGCATGACGTTCTTTCTAATAATGAAGATGACCGGAAAGTGGGGAAACTTTTTGAAGACACAAAATATACAACCTTGATCGCGAAGCTGAAAACTGATGGAATTCCCACTTATAAACGTAATGTCATGATTTTGACTAATCCGGTTGCAGCAAAGAAGGATGTGTCCATCAATACTGTGACCTATGAATGGGCTCCCCCAGTACAAAATCAGACACTG GCCAGGCGTTATATGGAAATGATCCCAAAAGAGAAGCAGCCTGTGGCGGGCTCTGAAGGCGCTCAGTACAGAAAGAAGCAGTTGGCGAAGCAGCTGCCTGCTCATGATCAGGATCCTTCAAAATGCCACGAGTTGTCTCCCAATGAGGTGAAACAGATGGAGCAGTTTGTGAAGAAATATAAAAATGAAGTCCTTGGTGTGGGAGACGTTAAGCTACCCAACGAAGTGGAGGCACAAGCCAGTGGGAAGAGTGCACCCAACGATGGGAACCGGAGCACTCTGACAACTGTGAGGGGTGTAGAATCCAAGGCAGCAGCTCAAAAGGAATCGGCATAT TACTGCTTCCGGTGCAATCTGAATATGCGAGAAGGTGACCCTGCTGTGTATGCGGAGCGTGCTGGGTATGACAAACTCTGGCATCCTGCTTGCTTTTCTTGCTTCACCTGCAATGAACTTCTAGTGGACATGATCTACTTCTGGAAAAAAGGAAAGCTTTACTGTGGTAGACATTACTGTGACAGCGAGAAGCCTCGGTGTGCTGGTTGTGATGAG CTGATCTTCAGCAATGAATACACACAAGCAGAAGGCCAGAACTGGCACCTGAAGCATTTTTGTTGCTTTGATTGTGACTGTGTCCTGGCAGGTGAAATTTATGTGATGGTGAATGACAAACCAGTCTGCAAGCCGTGCTATGTGAAGAACCGTGCTGTG GCATGCCAGGGCTGTCAAAATGCAATTGACCCAGAAGTCCAACGCGTGAGTTACAATGGATTCCACTGGCATGCCACACCAGAGTGCTTTGTTTGCTCATGTTGCAGCAAATGTCTTATTGGCCAGAAGTTTATGCCTATTGAAGGAATGGTCTTCTGCTCAGTGGAGTGCAAGAAAAAAATGACTTCCTAA